In Frankiaceae bacterium, a genomic segment contains:
- a CDS encoding CocE/NonD family hydrolase gives MRRVALALAALVLAALPVPASAATTYEETYIASADGTRLHTEIFRKRTGRLPVALIVSPYLHGDAYLRGPEAEALLDRGYAVVQTALRGYGGSDGCSDLGGKGEQSDVKAAVEWAARQSWSTGRVGMWGLSYEGWTQVMALATRPRGLAAVAIQSPLVSLYHGLYMNRAHYGGVWWAMPASYGADDLGGTGSPQPTDATCYAANLTETTGADPDTAYYRERDLIARARTSRVPVLWSHGFNDVNTKPDNLSALYPLLRGPKRAWVGQFPHVTPPGGVGPRYLREVVDWFDAYVRGDRAALRRVTAAPRAVVQQGDGRWRTDSAWPPRDARAVTSRLRSGTFTDIPANDGSQGHEDGAVLWSFSQRLPYAVHLSGAPRVTVTVRGTAPAQVVVKVYDVGPEGEAVPVTRGVHALVDGKASFELYPQDWRFAPGHRIGVAVLGSDGTFWSPAAGGQVTVSGASLAVPALRYERGASFADTSSTKPAQFTVVPDVVKAGETTFRLPPRMRP, from the coding sequence ATGCGCAGGGTCGCCCTCGCGCTCGCGGCGCTCGTCCTCGCCGCGCTGCCCGTCCCCGCGTCGGCCGCGACGACGTACGAGGAGACGTACATCGCCTCGGCCGACGGCACGCGGCTGCACACCGAGATCTTCCGGAAGCGGACGGGTCGGCTGCCGGTGGCGCTCATCGTGTCGCCGTACCTGCACGGGGACGCGTACCTGCGCGGCCCGGAGGCCGAGGCGCTGCTCGACCGCGGCTACGCCGTCGTGCAGACGGCGCTGCGCGGCTACGGCGGCAGTGACGGCTGCAGCGACCTCGGCGGCAAGGGCGAGCAGTCCGACGTGAAGGCCGCGGTCGAGTGGGCGGCGCGGCAGTCGTGGTCGACCGGCCGCGTCGGCATGTGGGGGCTGTCGTACGAAGGCTGGACGCAGGTCATGGCGCTCGCCACCCGACCGCGCGGGCTCGCGGCCGTCGCGATCCAGTCACCGCTGGTGAGCCTGTACCACGGCCTCTACATGAACCGCGCGCACTACGGCGGCGTCTGGTGGGCCATGCCGGCGTCGTACGGCGCCGACGACCTCGGCGGCACCGGCTCGCCCCAGCCCACCGACGCGACCTGCTACGCCGCGAACCTCACCGAGACGACGGGCGCCGACCCGGACACGGCGTACTACCGCGAGCGCGACCTGATCGCCCGCGCCAGGACGTCGCGGGTGCCGGTGCTCTGGTCGCACGGGTTCAACGACGTCAACACCAAGCCCGACAACCTCTCGGCGCTGTATCCGCTGCTGCGCGGGCCGAAGCGCGCGTGGGTCGGGCAGTTCCCGCACGTGACGCCGCCGGGCGGCGTCGGGCCGCGGTACCTGCGCGAGGTCGTGGACTGGTTCGACGCGTACGTCCGCGGCGACCGCGCCGCGCTCCGCCGGGTGACCGCCGCCCCGCGCGCGGTCGTGCAGCAGGGCGACGGGCGCTGGCGTACGGACTCGGCGTGGCCGCCGCGCGACGCGCGCGCCGTGACGTCGCGGCTGCGTTCGGGGACGTTCACCGACATCCCCGCCAACGACGGCAGCCAGGGCCACGAGGACGGCGCGGTGCTGTGGTCGTTCAGCCAGCGGCTGCCGTACGCCGTGCACCTCTCCGGCGCGCCGCGCGTGACGGTCACGGTGCGCGGCACGGCGCCCGCGCAGGTCGTCGTCAAGGTGTACGACGTCGGCCCGGAGGGCGAGGCCGTGCCGGTGACCCGCGGCGTGCACGCTCTGGTGGACGGCAAGGCGTCGTTCGAGCTGTACCCGCAGGACTGGCGGTTCGCGCCTGGACACCGGATCGGGGTCGCGGTGCTCGGCAGCGACGGGACGTTCTGGTCGCCCGCGGCGGGCGGGCAGGTGACGGTGAGCGGCGCGTCCCTGGCGGTGCCCGCTCTGCGCTACGAGCGCGGCGCGTCGTTCGCGGACACGTCGTCCACGAAGCCGGCGCAGTTCACGGTGGTCCCGGACGT